In the Methanobrevibacter boviskoreani JH1 genome, one interval contains:
- the mptA gene encoding GTP cyclohydrolase MptA: MADCFPDTQDHEPNVPISLSRVGVKGVKKLLTLHREGKRPIVLIPTFDAYVDLPSDQKGIHMSRTPEAISEVMEEATNSVAVEVESICAEIVSKMMTKHEYAKRVEVNMTSDYMFNRKSPVTHKNSQEMGKLIAKAVGIREGEEVKIRKSIGAEVVGMTVCPCAQESVKEADKRKLLEFLDEETTEKVLNTVTFASHNQRGVGTILIEVPENQKVNADKIIEIIEQSMSSPVCGLLKRPDENATVMNAHKKPVFVEDCVRNMVEKIIDEFAYLPDDTVITISQLNKESIHRHDAFAEKTSTMAELKEEMKV; this comes from the coding sequence ATGGCAGACTGTTTTCCAGATACACAAGATCATGAACCAAATGTTCCTATATCTTTATCAAGAGTAGGAGTTAAAGGAGTTAAAAAATTATTAACATTACACAGAGAAGGTAAAAGACCAATCGTATTAATACCAACTTTCGATGCATATGTAGATTTACCTAGTGATCAAAAAGGTATCCACATGTCTAGAACTCCAGAGGCAATTAGTGAAGTTATGGAAGAAGCTACCAACAGTGTAGCTGTTGAGGTTGAGTCTATTTGTGCTGAAATCGTAAGTAAAATGATGACCAAACACGAATATGCTAAAAGGGTGGAAGTCAATATGACAAGTGATTATATGTTTAATAGAAAATCACCTGTCACTCATAAAAACTCCCAGGAAATGGGTAAACTAATTGCTAAAGCAGTTGGAATAAGAGAAGGAGAGGAAGTAAAAATACGTAAAAGTATTGGTGCAGAAGTAGTTGGAATGACCGTATGTCCTTGTGCACAGGAATCTGTTAAAGAAGCAGATAAAAGAAAATTGCTTGAATTCTTAGATGAGGAAACTACCGAGAAAGTATTAAACACTGTAACATTCGCATCACACAATCAAAGAGGTGTTGGAACAATACTTATAGAAGTTCCTGAAAATCAGAAAGTCAATGCAGACAAGATCATTGAAATTATAGAGCAATCAATGAGTTCACCTGTTTGCGGACTATTGAAACGTCCAGATGAAAATGCTACTGTAATGAATGCTCATAAGAAACCAGTATTTGTAGAAGACTGTGTAAGGAATATGGTTGAAAAGATCATTGACGAATTTGCATACTTACCAGATGATACTGTTATAACCATAAGTCAGTTAAATAAGGAAAGTATTCACAGACATGACGCATTTGCAGAAAAAACATCTACAATGGCAGAATTAAAAGAAGAAATGAAAGTTTAG
- a CDS encoding tRNA (guanine(10)-N(2))-dimethyltransferase — translation MSEKITYDKENLKTVKEGLTEVKFPEFDKVSSDAPVFYNPKMELNRDISILAIQTFQKELSQRINVADVFGGSGIRGIRYKKEIDNIGNVAVNDINPLANEFTKINALHNNIDIKEDNFEIFSHEANNFLRMTRGEFDVVDIDPFGTPSFFVDSVAASIKRNSLLCLTATDTSALCGTYKAPCIRKYNAKPYKSEYCHENGIRILAGFTALTFAKYKKYIDIKLSHSTEHYMRIYMEIKKGSKATDESLENIGYISHCKNCLNREFSYGLGSSTIDRCPVCGEKMVHAGPMWLGKIEDKDFIKGMLGLLDVKELNTKDEIKSLLEKCLNEAECNPSSYDIHEISRCLKISAPKIDRVMEDLNKKNYYAKRTHFSPTSIKTDAPIEEIRDSVKKLSIGK, via the coding sequence ATGAGTGAAAAAATTACATATGATAAGGAGAACCTAAAAACCGTTAAGGAAGGATTAACCGAAGTCAAATTTCCGGAATTTGACAAAGTATCCTCTGATGCTCCAGTTTTCTATAATCCAAAAATGGAATTAAACAGAGACATTTCCATTCTTGCCATTCAAACATTCCAGAAAGAATTATCACAGAGGATAAACGTCGCAGATGTATTTGGAGGAAGTGGAATCAGGGGAATTCGATATAAAAAAGAAATAGACAATATTGGAAATGTTGCTGTAAATGATATTAATCCTCTTGCAAATGAATTTACCAAAATCAATGCACTACATAACAATATTGATATTAAAGAGGACAATTTCGAAATATTCTCACATGAGGCGAATAACTTTTTAAGGATGACCAGAGGGGAATTTGATGTTGTTGACATTGACCCATTTGGAACCCCTAGTTTTTTCGTTGATTCTGTAGCTGCATCAATTAAAAGAAACAGTCTATTATGTCTTACTGCAACAGACACCTCTGCATTATGTGGAACATACAAAGCACCATGTATACGTAAATATAATGCAAAACCATACAAAAGCGAATATTGCCATGAAAACGGTATTAGAATACTTGCAGGTTTTACAGCTTTAACCTTTGCCAAATACAAGAAATACATTGACATCAAGCTATCCCATAGTACCGAACATTATATGAGAATATACATGGAAATTAAAAAAGGCTCCAAAGCAACAGATGAATCCCTGGAAAATATAGGTTACATTTCACATTGTAAAAACTGTTTAAACAGGGAATTTTCCTATGGATTAGGATCAAGTACCATAGACAGATGCCCTGTTTGTGGAGAGAAAATGGTTCATGCAGGACCAATGTGGCTTGGAAAAATTGAGGATAAGGATTTTATAAAGGGAATGTTAGGATTACTTGATGTAAAAGAGTTGAATACCAAGGATGAAATAAAGTCATTACTTGAAAAATGTTTAAATGAGGCTGAGTGTAATCCTAGCTCTTATGACATACATGAAATATCAAGATGTCTTAAGATTAGTGCACCTAAGATTGATAGAGTAATGGAAGACTTAAATAAGAAGAATTATTATGCAAAAAGAACTCATTTCTCACCAACTAGTATTAAAACAGATGCACCTATCGAGGAGATAAGAGATTCCGTTAAGAAATTAAGTATTGGAAAGTAA
- a CDS encoding DegT/DnrJ/EryC1/StrS family aminotransferase, producing MAKINIAKPIIEQEEIDNVVEVLKSGMIAQGPKVSEFEEKFAQWIGTKYGISTSSGTTALHTALLACGIGEGDEVITVGFTFAATSNSVLYTGARPVFVDIDEDTFTMDPSKIEDAITDKTKAILVVQLYGQSADMDPILDIAHKHNLLVIEDAAQAHGAEYKGRKVGTLGDVACFSFYPTKNMTTGEGGMITTDNEEIANMARIYRAHGSSVKYHHDYLGYNFRSTDIAAAIGLAQLKKIDSFNDKRNENASYLTDGLKDVKGVVPPVVKEGNKHVFHQYTIKVDGDRDKWLDFLNEKGIGCGVYYPIPLYNQKLYKDLGYNQSCPVTDKIVDEVISLPVHPSLTKDELDTIISVVKEGSEKFC from the coding sequence ATGGCTAAGATTAATATTGCTAAACCGATTATTGAACAAGAAGAAATTGATAATGTAGTAGAAGTTTTAAAATCAGGAATGATTGCACAAGGTCCAAAAGTATCAGAATTTGAAGAGAAATTTGCACAATGGATTGGTACTAAATATGGTATTTCAACTAGTTCCGGAACTACTGCATTACATACTGCTTTACTTGCATGTGGTATTGGTGAAGGTGACGAGGTAATTACTGTAGGTTTTACTTTTGCTGCAACCTCTAATTCTGTATTATATACTGGAGCTAGACCTGTATTTGTGGATATTGATGAAGATACATTTACTATGGATCCTTCAAAGATTGAGGATGCCATTACAGATAAGACAAAAGCTATTTTAGTTGTACAGTTATATGGTCAATCCGCGGATATGGATCCTATTTTAGACATCGCTCATAAACACAATTTACTTGTAATTGAAGATGCTGCACAGGCACATGGTGCTGAATATAAAGGTAGGAAAGTAGGAACTCTTGGGGATGTAGCTTGTTTCAGTTTTTATCCAACTAAAAACATGACCACTGGTGAAGGTGGTATGATTACTACTGATAATGAGGAAATTGCTAATATGGCTAGAATATATAGGGCACATGGTTCTTCTGTAAAATACCATCATGATTATCTAGGTTACAACTTCAGATCCACCGATATTGCTGCAGCAATAGGTCTTGCTCAACTTAAAAAAATAGATTCATTTAATGATAAAAGAAATGAAAATGCAAGTTATTTAACCGATGGTCTTAAAGATGTTAAAGGTGTTGTTCCTCCTGTTGTAAAAGAAGGCAATAAACATGTATTCCATCAATACACCATTAAGGTAGATGGCGATAGGGACAAATGGTTGGATTTCTTAAATGAAAAAGGTATTGGCTGTGGAGTATATTATCCTATCCCATTATACAACCAGAAATTATACAAGGATTTAGGATACAATCAATCCTGTCCTGTAACCGATAAAATAGTTGATGAAGTAATTTCTTTACCGGTACATCCTAGTTTAACTAAAGATGAATTGGATACAATCATTTCAGTTGTAAAAGAAGGTTCAGAGAAATTCTGCTAA
- the cofG gene encoding 7,8-didemethyl-8-hydroxy-5-deazariboflavin synthase subunit CofG yields MEIIDSLSNGKITIADLSKEDLLDLITCEGQDVNDLMKLANSKKEETEVTYSKNVFIPVTEICKNDCGYCNFKKTPDDPDAIILKKPEEILKTLKESERYDCKEALFTFGEDADEEEAVKIALDKLGYSNIIDYTYDFSKSTLENTQLLPHTNCGNMTYRQMKKLKEVNVSMGLMLENSSKRLMKTIAHKKSPGKLPKRRIETITNAGKLKIPYTTGILIGIGETKEEVVDSLLTIKKIQEKYGHIQEIIIQNFTRAPGMEMEDYPEPTLLDMIRTVCLGKLLFDDVSIQVPPNLNYETAQVFLLSGADDWGGVSPLTDDYVNPTSPWPTLEHLNRLTVDCGNTLKERLAVYKKYINEDYLDGLTLNHAIELQNRIDNS; encoded by the coding sequence ATGGAAATTATAGATAGTTTAAGTAATGGAAAAATTACAATAGCTGATTTATCAAAAGAAGACCTCCTAGATTTAATTACTTGTGAAGGTCAAGATGTAAATGATCTAATGAAATTAGCTAACTCAAAAAAAGAAGAGACAGAAGTTACCTACTCCAAAAATGTTTTTATACCAGTTACAGAAATCTGTAAAAATGACTGCGGATACTGTAATTTTAAGAAAACACCAGATGATCCAGATGCAATCATACTTAAAAAACCAGAGGAAATATTGAAAACCTTAAAAGAAAGTGAAAGATATGATTGTAAAGAGGCATTATTTACATTCGGTGAAGATGCAGATGAGGAAGAAGCAGTGAAAATAGCACTGGATAAACTTGGTTATTCAAATATTATTGACTATACTTATGATTTTTCAAAGTCAACACTTGAAAATACACAGTTACTGCCACATACAAACTGTGGAAACATGACCTATAGGCAGATGAAAAAACTTAAAGAGGTCAATGTTTCTATGGGACTAATGTTAGAAAATTCCTCCAAAAGATTAATGAAAACAATAGCCCATAAAAAAAGTCCTGGAAAACTACCTAAACGTAGAATAGAAACTATTACAAATGCAGGTAAATTAAAGATACCATATACAACAGGGATTTTAATTGGTATTGGAGAGACCAAAGAGGAGGTAGTTGATTCATTACTTACAATTAAAAAAATTCAAGAAAAATATGGACATATCCAGGAGATTATTATTCAAAACTTTACAAGGGCTCCGGGGATGGAAATGGAAGACTATCCAGAACCTACATTATTGGACATGATTAGAACAGTATGTCTTGGAAAACTATTATTTGATGATGTATCTATCCAGGTTCCTCCAAACCTTAATTATGAAACTGCACAGGTATTTTTATTAAGTGGCGCTGATGACTGGGGTGGAGTATCACCTCTTACTGATGACTATGTAAATCCGACATCACCATGGCCAACATTAGAACATTTAAATAGATTAACTGTAGATTGCGGAAACACACTTAAGGAAAGGTTAGCAGTTTATAAGAAATATATAAACGAGGATTACCTTGATGGCTTAACATTAAATCATGCAATAGAACTACAAAATAGGATAGACAATTCTTAA
- a CDS encoding Lrp/AsnC family transcriptional regulator has protein sequence MNKKETEIVKLDETDKKILKIINEDVRVSYRQISRDLNISVGTVHNRIEKMVKSGVIEKFSPVINHRKLGFVLTSIIGVKVKGGKLENFEEKISFNKNVVGIYDVTGEYDTFLIAKFRDTDELDAFIKNMLKEPGVERTYTQTVLNVVKEDMGSANIL, from the coding sequence ATGAATAAAAAAGAAACAGAAATAGTCAAATTAGATGAAACAGATAAAAAAATTTTAAAAATCATTAACGAAGATGTAAGAGTATCTTACAGACAAATCTCAAGGGATTTAAATATTTCAGTAGGTACTGTACATAATCGTATTGAAAAAATGGTTAAAAGTGGAGTAATTGAAAAATTCTCACCAGTAATTAACCACAGAAAGTTAGGTTTTGTACTTACCAGCATAATTGGTGTTAAGGTTAAAGGTGGAAAACTTGAGAACTTTGAGGAAAAGATTTCATTTAACAAAAACGTTGTAGGTATCTATGATGTTACAGGTGAATATGATACTTTCCTTATTGCAAAATTCAGAGACACCGATGAGTTAGATGCATTTATTAAAAATATGTTAAAAGAACCAGGAGTAGAAAGAACCTATACACAGACAGTGTTAAATGTTGTTAAAGAAGATATGGGTTCTGCAAACATTCTCTAG
- a CDS encoding DUF2120 domain-containing protein → MSHLHKIAGRVMGEFNSFKGSRPALDNGELLVVRSVCQGNIDIHNEVDEKLDNLVKELNGREVNVVSDEAGKIINKMDEQVRTTVKINETADSNGVIRMAHDLEQMGLTVKYRLFRMEHADVFVVLWKDKNNNGPCFIETTISDEYV, encoded by the coding sequence ATGTCACATTTACATAAAATTGCAGGAAGAGTAATGGGAGAATTTAATTCATTTAAAGGCTCCAGACCAGCATTAGATAATGGTGAATTATTAGTTGTTAGATCTGTTTGTCAAGGAAACATTGATATTCATAATGAGGTTGATGAAAAGCTTGATAATTTAGTAAAGGAATTAAACGGTAGGGAAGTCAATGTAGTCTCTGATGAGGCAGGAAAAATCATTAATAAAATGGATGAACAGGTAAGAACAACTGTAAAAATAAATGAAACCGCAGATTCTAATGGTGTTATAAGGATGGCCCATGATTTGGAGCAAATGGGATTAACTGTAAAATACAGACTTTTTAGAATGGAACATGCAGATGTATTCGTTGTATTGTGGAAGGACAAAAACAATAATGGCCCATGTTTTATTGAAACAACCATATCAGACGAGTATGTTTAA